The genomic segment GCATTACGGACATCGCGTTTGAATGCGGTTTTAATGACCTGGCTACTTTTACCAAGAATTTCACCGACGCTTACCATATTCATCCAACAGGATACCGGCAGGCGAAGCGCTAATTGCGGCTAATACTCGGTGTGCTTCTCACAGCAAGATGTGCTGTGCTGTCAGCAATAGCAGGGCAGGGAACTGTAGTGGACACTCTGTGAACTAAATACACAAATTATTGGACCATATCCTAAAACCGTTTATCGATTTCTCCCGCAAATTTGTATACGATTAAATTAATAGCATATGGGCTTATCAACTTTAGGTATTCTTCACACCATTATTGGTGTTTTGGCTATTGCGGGAGCGGTAGCCGGTTTTTTTAAGTATGGCAAGATCAATCTGGACAAGAGGTCTGGAAAGGTTTATTTTTACGCCAGTATCGTGACTTCGTTGTCCGCCTTGGGTATTTCAAAACAGGGCGGTTTCAACGCTGGGCATGTGTTTTCACTCTTCATTCTTGTGCTGCTCGTGGTAGCCTACGTTCTTTTTACACGTCATAAGGTTAACCGTGGGCGTTATCTGGAAAATTTCCTGTTATCATTTAGCTTTTTTCTATCACTGGTACCTACCGTCAATGAAACATTGACACGTATCCCCTTGGGACATCCGCTTGCAAAGGATACAAAAGACCCACTCATCGCACACACGTTGCTAATCTTTTTCGTCCTTTTCATTGTGGGATCCATTTATCAGTTTGTTAAGGAAAAAAGGCGTATTGTATTTAATAATCATCTTTAGGACATTATAAGCGTAAATTTTGAGTCCATTACACAATCTTTCTGAAGAAACTCTGATTCTTTTGTTGAAAAAAAGAACCAACAGGCTTTTAGTTATCTTTACGATAATTACTCGGAAGCGCTTTACGGTGGTTCGTGACTGGGGGGTATTTTTTCCATAACAACAGTGTTTTGAGTTTATAATTTCTGTATTTAACAGCATTTACGATAATGCGGAGTATTTGGATTGGAAAAATGTTTTTTTTTTAACCAGATCGGTATCCTTGGAACGATCCGGAAAAAGCTCATTATTAATGGTTGGACCAGACAGTAGAGGTATTCTTTGCCTGTGCTGACGAGCTATTTATTTTTAGGCTGAGCTAAAGTACCATGGGGAGATTATGTATACTGATATGTTTGTGCAAAACAAACTGGCCCTGAAACTGCCCGTTTCAAGAAGAGGCAGCATCGAAAAAAAACGATTGAAGAAGAGAAGAAACGATATAAATCCGTTGTTAGGGGAGCCTACTGTTATTGATCCTCGATCACTTTTTTCCTGTGCTCTCGACCCCAGTTGATCATTTCTTGTATTATCTTACCAAATGTCCTGCAGTATTCGGTTGGCTCGTATTCGATAAGTACTGGAATATCAGGGTACACCTTTCTAACGAGTAGCTTGTTGAGTTCCATGTCTTTGAGTTCCTTGGATAGCATTCGTGTTGTAATGCCCGGAATACTTCGTTCAATTTCGCGGAATCTTCTACTGCCATTGCATAATGAGTTGATGACGGGAATGCGCCATTTTCCACCGATAAAATATAGGGTATCCTGAAGTGCGCGTAATTCTTCTGCCTGATCTCTTTTCATGCTATTGCTTTTGGTATACTCTGTGATACTGGTAACAAATATATACCATACCCAGCATATATTTGCAAGAAAAAGTATGAAAAATTTAAAAAATAAAATTGCGCTGATTACCGGGGGTAATAGCGGGATCGGATTTGAAACAGCGAAAGCATTTGTAACGCAGGGTGCCACGACGATCATAACCGGACGACGGAAAGAGGCTATCATTGAGGCTGCCGATACCATTGGCGCTATTCCACTGGTTGCGGATCAGTCATTATTGTCCGATATCGACAGGCTGGCGGCAGAAGTAAAAGAACGTTATGGAAAACTGGATATCCTGTTTATCAATGCTGGTATTACCGGTGAGGCTGCAATGATCGCTGATGCCAGGGAAGAAACTTTCGACAGTGTAATGGATATTAATTTGAAAGGTGCATATTTTACATTAAGCAGATTTATTCCACTGCTTCAGGATGGTGCGTCGGTGATCTTCCTTTCTTCCAATGTGGCTTCAATGAATATGCCGCAAAGTTCTATTTATCAAGCGAGTAAAGCTGCGTTGAATACGATAGCTAAGACAGCGGCCCTCGAGTTGGCCGAACGGAAGATCAGGGTAAACACCGTCAGCCCCGGGCCGACCCGGACACAAGTATTGAACAAAAGCTATGACCCTGCCCTGGTGGATGGCATATGGGAAAGCCTTGCGGGGACGGTGCCACTTAAAAAGATCGGTAAACCGGAAGATGTTGCTGCGATGGTGGTGTATCTGGCTTCGGAGTCGGCCACTTTTATCACCGGGAGTGATTTTGTTCTGGACGGCGGAATGAAAATCAGTTAGACGCCATATGCTCGTGTGCAATGGGCTGCGTTGCATGGGAGTTTTTATAGAACGACAAGCGCTACATTGATGTATGCACTCAATATTAAAGGCGGGAGAGGTACTCTCCCGCCTTTTAAATCGTGAAGATAAACAGCTGTGCAACTATCTTCCTACTTTTTAGCTAATAGCGACAAATATTTTTCATATCCCTCTTCTTTCATTTTTTCTTTAGGAATAAAGCGGAGCGATGCACTGTTTATACAGTAGCGTAGGCCCCCTTTATCTGCCGGACCGTCATTGAAGACGTGACCGAGATGGGCATCACCCGTCTTGCTGCGTACCTCCGTACGGCGCATTCCATAGGAATTATCCGAAAGTTCCTGGATTAGGCTATCACTAATGGGCTTCGAAAAACTGGGCCATCCACAGCCGGATTCGAATTTATCGGTAGATACAAACAGGGGCTCTCCAGTCGTAATGTCTACGTAAATACCGTCCCTAAACTCATCGTTGTATTCATTGTCAAAAGCCCGTTCAGTCGCATTATTTTGAGTGACATTATATTGAAGCGGGGTAAGCTTCTTTTTTAATGTTTCCTGATCTGCTTTTTTATATTCGGTGGTGGGTGCGGGATTGGCCTTGCGGGCTAATTCGAACAGGTCTGGCCCAATATGGCAATAGCCTCCAGGGTTTTTATCCAGATATTTTTGGTGATAGGCTTCGGCGTCGTAATAGTTTTGCAAAGGCTCCACTTCAACCACAATTTTGGCACTATACTGATTGGCTAATGCCGCTAAACGCTCTTTTATTATAGGCACATCATCCGCATTAGTGTAAAAAATGCCCGTGCGGTACTGCGTGCCGATATCATTACCTTGCTTGTTTAAGGAAGTCGGGTCGATGGTCTTTAGAAAGAGATCCACCAATAGTTTCAAATCGATGACTGTTGGATCGTAGCTCACTTTGACAGTTTCAGCAAATCCAGTTTTACCTGTTGAGACCTGCTGGTAGGTAGGATCTTGCAGATTGCCGTTGGCATAACCCACCTCGGTGGCGGTAACACCTCTGACTTGTTTAAAAAAGTGCTCAGTGCCCCAGAAGCAACCTCCGGCAAAATAAATAACCTGATCTTTGTTGTGTGAATTATCCATAGTACGTTGTTTTGTCGTTTTTGAACTCGTCCCTTTTTGTGAAAAGCCGATCTTGCTGACCAAAAATAAACCAATGGCCACGGCAAGAAGTACGAATGCCTGTTTCATGTTGTTTTCGTTTTCGATATCTGCACACTGCGCTTCAGTTTCCGGAAAATGATTCGGCCCGAAATCCTGACAGTATATTTGCTACTTATCAGAGCACAAACACTGTACCTTTCTGTGTGGCCATGCGGGCAACACCGCACTGGCATGATCATATCCTCTTCTTTTGACAATACACAGACGGACAAGACAACGGCGGAGGCAGGAACTGACAAAAAGGCTGCTGCATCGGTTGGCCAGCAACGGTAATTTAGTGGTGCCGATTGCCTTTGGGATGATAGGCCACTTCTTTGTTTACGTCTGCTAAAGGGCGGTGTCTATCCGGAGCAGCTGCTGGACTTGTATTTTGTAGAGCGACAATATCGGGCTCCTCCAGCGAAAGATCTTTTAAAGGCCTATAGCCCGGCGGACGATTTGGCTGACTCCGTTTTTGTGGGCTGCCAGCATTTTCATCAGTAATTTCAGGGCTATGCTTCTCATGTCGTCGTTTAAGTAGGATCAGCGCTGCTCCAGCAACGATCGCTATTGCTAATTTGAGTTTATTGTTCATAGATGGTCTTTTTAAGAGGGAACAAATTTACCTCTTAGATCGTTTTGGTCAATGTGATACAGTTTTCCATCCCAACAGTTGGACAAGGACTGCTCATTTCATTTAAAAATGTTTAACTTTAGGGATCTAAATGTCCACCATTATCTTAAGCATATGCGCCGCCTTATTTCTTCCTACTTTACAATGATTTTTTTGATTTCTTCCGTTTACGCCCAAGATCTGGATCATCAACTGCGTAAAAAATATGAGTCGGCCAAGCATACCTTCTTGACATTCGAAAAGGAACATCGTGGGTCTATTCAGACCGCGAATCATCGCATCTCCTATTTAAAGTGGGGCAGCCACAGAGACAAAGTGTTTATCTGGCTACCGGGCAGTTTTTTGTCAGCATACGATTTTTATCCCTTTGCCGATGCGCTGGTCAAGGCTGGCTATAGTGTGTTGTCCGTAGATCATTATGGTCATGGCTTGACAGATATCCCAAAGGAAGACCTGGATTTTTGGGATTTTGCGGATGATCTAGCTTCGCTCATGGACAATCTAAAGATAAAAACAGCAGTAGTCGGCGGATTTTCAAGAGGCGCATATATCGCAACCGCCTTTTATGACAGACATCCTGAAAAGGTGACGGGGCTGGTCCTCGAGGATGGTGGGACCGTCGCTTTCAAATCTTTGTTTGACCAGATGACCCCTGAGGCGAAACAGCTATTTTTCGGGTCAGTGGAGCCACCATTGGAAGTGAAGAAATTGCTCTTCGGATCCTGCCCGACGGAATTTGACATCTTCAGCAATATTAATCAAATCGATGGTTCGCCGGAGCAATGGCAGATCTTTGGATTCGTGAAGCACAGAGCTGGTCAATGGTATTTATATCATGGTCTGAACGAATATATGCATATGCAGGACAGTATTCATTATATCCAGTTACTGGACCGGCCATCGGAAGTGAGCCGCTATGCCGCTTCCATGTTGCGCGTAGATCCCATGAAAACGTACCGCACACTAAAGGTGCCAATGCTGATTCTGGATGCTGTCGGCAAGGACGATTCTTTCGACGGCCGCAAAGGTAACCGACAGTTAAAGGATATGCATCCCGAGCTGATCGAACATCAGTTGTTTGATTGTGCTGACCATAATATTCATTTTAGCTGTCCGCAGGATTTTCTAACTGTATTAACGAAATTTTTAAAACCGCTGTGATCTGAATGGTAATGAGGCTCTGAGACGCAGCCTGACCAATTGATAACTGCTGCTTTTGCTCTTATTCATGTGGTCATGGATGCTCGAATGATGCACTGCAGCACTTTGCACAACTACTCGTCAGCATCCGGTTTCCGGTAACGCTACCGCTATTTTATTCGGCAAATTTGTTGGATTTATACCCTCTATGGTCTTTCTTTGGGTATAACGCAATGGAAATAAACTAAATTCCAACAATTTAAATCGATAAATTATGATAGCTTCCATCGACAGTAAACGATTGTTTTTCCTGGGGCTGCTCACGTGTTGTCTCATTGTCTGGGGAGAGGTGGTGCGCGGACAGTCGAAAGTACGAACTGGGAAAGTGATTAGTGTTACAGACCAGAACCCATTGGCACAGGTAACGGTGCTTAATCTCAGTACGCAGCTTGCCGGACGCACTGATCAGGAGGGCAACTTTAGCATCAGTGCTGCTGAAGGCGACAAACTCCGGTTTTCTCTTGTGGGGTATAAAACTGCTGAGCTACTCGTGTCGGCACAGCAGCAGCTGACCGTCAGCCTTACGCAGGAGAACTTGACCATTGATGAAGTGGTCGTCACCGCCTTGGGAATAAAACGGGAAACCCGCGGGCTGACATACGCTACGCAGCAGCTTAGTGGCGCTGCTGTCAACGATGCAAGGGACAACAGCGGCAATATCATGAGCAGTCTGACAGGCAAAGTTGCTGGCGCTGTGGTCACCACCGCCGCTTCCGGCCCAGGCGCTTCGGCTCGAGTAGTGCTTCGTGGCAACAAATCCATTTCGGGAAACAATAATGCGCTTATTGTTGTCGATGGAGTTCCCTACGACAATTCCAGTGCACAGCAGGCGACCGGTACAACGTATAACTACGGCACCAGTGACGGTGCAGCCAATATTAACCCCGATGATGTAGAGTCCATTAATATACTGAAAGGTCCCTCTGCAGCAGCGCTTTATGGTAGCAGAGCTGCGAACGGTGCAATTCTAATCACTACTAAACAGGGAAAATCGGGACGGTACACCATCAATTATAATGGTAGCGCCTTTTTTGACCAGGTGAATCTTCTCACCCGTTTTCAGAATACTTACGGCCGTGGCAACGGTGGAGTGGCTGGCACCAATATCGGGGAGAGCTGGGGGCCGAAGGCGCAGACTTACAAAAACAACGTAAAGGATTTCTTTGAAAATTCAGCGACATTCAACAATAGCATAAGCACCTATGGGGGAACGGAGAAGGTACAGGGCTATGTGTCCTATGCCAACAACAAAATTGGGGGCATTATCCCGGGAAATGAACTCAAACGGAATAGCCTGAACTTGCGCGTCAATACCGAATTTATTCCAAAACTGAAGACTGATGTTAAACTGAATTATGTCAATCAACAGATTGACAACCGTCCGCGGCTAGGTGACATGGGGATTCCTGTCGAGGCCTATATAATGCCGCGGGATATGGACAAGGCTGAACTGATAGACTATGAAACCACCGATCCGATCACAGGAGAGCCGTTACGTAAATACTGGTCTGGGGCGGCTATCTACGACAACCCATATTGGAGTACCAATCGTACATCGGTCAACGAAGTCCGTGACCGAATCACGGCACTGGGATCGGCAACTTATCAGCTGACTGATTGGCTGAGCATCATGGGTAGGTATAGCTTCGACAAGTATATCGACAATACAGATGGCTCTTTTTTTGCCAGTACGGTGTCTATCGGCGACGTCCGCAAAGGAGGCAAGTACTTTGAAACGAACGCTCGTTATCAGGAGAGCAATTTTGATTTGTTGCTCAATGGTAAAAATCCGTTGACATCGGATATCGCCGTTACCTACAATATAGGGGCGAGCTCCCTGCGCAGAAAATACAGCAGCTTTCAGAATATGGCCAATGGCTTGTCCATCCCCAATGAGTTTAGTCTAAAAATGGCGACTACACCTGAATTCCTGGCAATAGCAGGTTATGAGCGTCGGCTCAACTCCGTTTATGCGAGCGCACAGGTCGCTTTTTACAATAACGTGTTTTTAGACATGACCGCACGTAATGACTGGACATCGACCTTAAAGGCCCCGCATAGTTACTTTTATCCTTCGGTGGGCGTTTCGGCCATCTTCAACGAATGGTTACATATGCCTGCATGGGTCAATTATGGTAAGATCAGAACCTCCTA from the Sphingobacterium thalpophilum genome contains:
- the msrB gene encoding peptide-methionine (R)-S-oxide reductase MsrB; this encodes MKQAFVLLAVAIGLFLVSKIGFSQKGTSSKTTKQRTMDNSHNKDQVIYFAGGCFWGTEHFFKQVRGVTATEVGYANGNLQDPTYQQVSTGKTGFAETVKVSYDPTVIDLKLLVDLFLKTIDPTSLNKQGNDIGTQYRTGIFYTNADDVPIIKERLAALANQYSAKIVVEVEPLQNYYDAEAYHQKYLDKNPGGYCHIGPDLFELARKANPAPTTEYKKADQETLKKKLTPLQYNVTQNNATERAFDNEYNDEFRDGIYVDITTGEPLFVSTDKFESGCGWPSFSKPISDSLIQELSDNSYGMRRTEVRSKTGDAHLGHVFNDGPADKGGLRYCINSASLRFIPKEKMKEEGYEKYLSLLAKK
- a CDS encoding winged helix-turn-helix transcriptional regulator; this encodes MKRDQAEELRALQDTLYFIGGKWRIPVINSLCNGSRRFREIERSIPGITTRMLSKELKDMELNKLLVRKVYPDIPVLIEYEPTEYCRTFGKIIQEMINWGREHRKKVIEDQ
- a CDS encoding alpha/beta fold hydrolase, translated to MIFLISSVYAQDLDHQLRKKYESAKHTFLTFEKEHRGSIQTANHRISYLKWGSHRDKVFIWLPGSFLSAYDFYPFADALVKAGYSVLSVDHYGHGLTDIPKEDLDFWDFADDLASLMDNLKIKTAVVGGFSRGAYIATAFYDRHPEKVTGLVLEDGGTVAFKSLFDQMTPEAKQLFFGSVEPPLEVKKLLFGSCPTEFDIFSNINQIDGSPEQWQIFGFVKHRAGQWYLYHGLNEYMHMQDSIHYIQLLDRPSEVSRYAASMLRVDPMKTYRTLKVPMLILDAVGKDDSFDGRKGNRQLKDMHPELIEHQLFDCADHNIHFSCPQDFLTVLTKFLKPL
- a CDS encoding SDR family oxidoreductase yields the protein MKNLKNKIALITGGNSGIGFETAKAFVTQGATTIITGRRKEAIIEAADTIGAIPLVADQSLLSDIDRLAAEVKERYGKLDILFINAGITGEAAMIADAREETFDSVMDINLKGAYFTLSRFIPLLQDGASVIFLSSNVASMNMPQSSIYQASKAALNTIAKTAALELAERKIRVNTVSPGPTRTQVLNKSYDPALVDGIWESLAGTVPLKKIGKPEDVAAMVVYLASESATFITGSDFVLDGGMKIS
- a CDS encoding SusC/RagA family TonB-linked outer membrane protein, translated to MIASIDSKRLFFLGLLTCCLIVWGEVVRGQSKVRTGKVISVTDQNPLAQVTVLNLSTQLAGRTDQEGNFSISAAEGDKLRFSLVGYKTAELLVSAQQQLTVSLTQENLTIDEVVVTALGIKRETRGLTYATQQLSGAAVNDARDNSGNIMSSLTGKVAGAVVTTAASGPGASARVVLRGNKSISGNNNALIVVDGVPYDNSSAQQATGTTYNYGTSDGAANINPDDVESINILKGPSAAALYGSRAANGAILITTKQGKSGRYTINYNGSAFFDQVNLLTRFQNTYGRGNGGVAGTNIGESWGPKAQTYKNNVKDFFENSATFNNSISTYGGTEKVQGYVSYANNKIGGIIPGNELKRNSLNLRVNTEFIPKLKTDVKLNYVNQQIDNRPRLGDMGIPVEAYIMPRDMDKAELIDYETTDPITGEPLRKYWSGAAIYDNPYWSTNRTSVNEVRDRITALGSATYQLTDWLSIMGRYSFDKYIDNTDGSFFASTVSIGDVRKGGKYFETNARYQESNFDLLLNGKNPLTSDIAVTYNIGASSLRRKYSSFQNMANGLSIPNEFSLKMATTPEFLAIAGYERRLNSVYASAQVAFYNNVFLDMTARNDWTSTLKAPHSYFYPSVGVSAIFNEWLHMPAWVNYGKIRTSYTRVGNDADPYLLRQLYAFGLGAGNGFISRSPTKAIPDLKPELTKSLEAGLDMKFFENRLGFDLTLYKSNTVNQLLFLGLPMASGYSRQYINAGNIENKGIEVQLTGTPIKHQHFTWETTLNFSSNTNKIVELHEKTKRANITDNNRYATVVVNEGEKYGDLYGYAWKRDPQSGKFVVNANGLPVVEANQKLGNFNPKALLGWSNSLSYKNFTLNTLIDARIGGEIVSGTSAYLAAFGVADYTALYREGGLVLDAIGPDGGANTKAITAQQLWTTVSQNGRDAWGEFFTYDMTNVRMRELSIAYKFDLKNTKVLKNAQLSLTGRNLFFFFRGKSKLDIPGIGKIKNPIDPEAALGAGNYQGVEVGLPPSVRTLGVNVKLTF